The sequence AACCCCGAAATAGAGCAACTAAAACAGATAAAAAAAGCAATTCATCGTACTCGCTGGCTATCTTTCTGGAAGAACCAGTGTATAGTAATGAGTATTGCATCTCGATGGATGTTACAACGCCGTCATATTCATTCTCTGCTTTCATTGGGCGTAGCTTTTGATGAAAATAAAAAATTAAAGGCACATGCCTGGCTTAAAACGGGTGAATTCGGTATTGTAGAAAAAGGTGGGAATTTCCATGAATTGTACAATTTTTAATTAACTTTGTTAAATCTGCAACATAAATCACAACCATACGGTATGGACACATTGACAAATAACAGGAAAGCTTGGGCAAAGCCCACTGTTCAAATTCTGAACATCAACAAAGACACCTATTCGTCTCAAGGGCATGGAGAAAAAGAAGTAGGTAACGGAGGAGGGGCTAATCAAACTAAAGACATTCCGTCGTAAACTATGCTTTACGGTATGTTCTCCCCTCGTTCTTTAGTGAGTGAGGGAAAAAATCTCAATCGTCTCAAAAAATCGATGGAATGGGCGGAGGGAGAGCATCACAACGTAAACTATAGGAATTTTTCGGGCGGTTTTTTCTTGGACCCTAGGCTTCCTTATACGGTTGAAGACTGCTTGTATATTGATACCACTCATGATTTGTTGGTATTAATGGCTGGTTGTCTTTACAATCGAGTAGAACTATGTCAGCAATTTGACATAGATCCTAGCCGATTTACAGAACCAGCGCTAGTCGCGA comes from Spirosoma aureum and encodes:
- a CDS encoding lasso peptide biosynthesis B2 protein, producing MKTLKKYIDLPIREKLIFLEALFFVYAAKILLLILPFKFCVRILSTKKQNYENPEIEQLKQIKKAIHRTRWLSFWKNQCIVMSIASRWMLQRRHIHSLLSLGVAFDENKKLKAHAWLKTGEFGIVEKGGNFHELYNF